The following are encoded together in the Arcobacter aquimarinus genome:
- the soxA gene encoding sulfur oxidation c-type cytochrome SoxA: MLSKLVKSAAVIALTVCSLNANDFNAGAEKDRLAVIKYLETKFADPEKNRNTFFPYSTDEELKNDYDKNLKHNDFAIGSYSYSKDARSQYEAIKEMPPYEDGIEKGEELYNKKFANGNSLATCFPDPTVGGTYPYFDEKKKELVSLTSAINDCLRANGEKEWNTKKGDMASFQAFIAYSTQEAGKKFDIKIESEEAKKAYENGKQYYYTQRGYLKLSCAECHVQGAGQRVRNEKLSPLTGQVTHFPVYRLKWDELGTLERRMSGCVVDQGQVPPKDESTQMKELLYFLAYMSNGMAIDGPDVRK, encoded by the coding sequence ATGTTATCAAAATTAGTAAAATCAGCAGCTGTTATAGCACTTACTGTGTGCTCTTTAAATGCAAACGATTTTAATGCTGGAGCAGAAAAAGATAGATTAGCTGTTATTAAATATCTTGAAACTAAATTTGCTGATCCAGAGAAAAATAGAAATACATTTTTCCCTTATTCAACAGATGAAGAGTTAAAAAATGATTATGATAAAAATTTAAAACATAATGATTTTGCAATAGGAAGTTATTCTTATTCAAAAGATGCTAGATCACAATATGAAGCTATTAAAGAGATGCCACCTTATGAAGATGGTATTGAAAAAGGGGAAGAGTTATATAACAAAAAGTTTGCTAATGGTAATTCATTAGCAACTTGTTTCCCTGACCCAACAGTTGGAGGGACTTATCCATATTTTGATGAAAAGAAAAAAGAACTAGTATCATTAACTTCTGCAATTAATGATTGTTTAAGAGCAAATGGTGAAAAAGAGTGGAATACAAAAAAAGGTGATATGGCTAGTTTTCAAGCATTTATAGCTTATTCAACACAAGAAGCAGGTAAAAAGTTTGATATTAAAATAGAGAGTGAAGAGGCTAAAAAAGCTTATGAAAATGGTAAGCAATACTATTACACTCAAAGAGGTTATTTAAAACTTTCTTGTGCAGAATGTCACGTTCAAGGTGCAGGACAAAGAGTTAGAAATGAGAAACTTTCTCCTTTAACAGGGCAAGTTACACATTTCCCAGTTTATAGATTAAAATGGGATGAACTTGGAACTTTAGAAAGAAGAATGTCAGGTTGTGTAGTTGATCAAGGACAAGTTCCACCAAAAGATGAAAGTACACAGATGAAAGAGTTATTATATTTCTTAGCATACATGTCAAATGGTATGGCTATTGATGGTCCAGATGTTAGAAAATAA
- a CDS encoding alpha/beta hydrolase, which produces MFKKSLLLSSFLIASSLSLNAAKISQEECASKGDNFIFAGNECIAYKKFSGDEEGSLNIIVHGTWNEGTDTLARYAPFAEDLSMRTDITTIAVALPGYSGSSTNNFPSLVHDGVESLGAKQEYVEFLGELVNALKTKYEASKVTYIGHSAGCMMGATLTGIKPMLVDNIVCAGGVYDIKKEKPHLKEAISIIDVLDKVDKETKFVLVYGTADDISKPQTTIDFYNLAKEKGFNVKLVEAKDAPHIDLDMTSESIEAITELLEE; this is translated from the coding sequence ATGTTTAAAAAAAGTTTATTGTTATCAAGTTTTTTAATTGCTTCAAGTTTATCTTTAAATGCGGCTAAAATTTCACAAGAAGAGTGTGCTTCAAAAGGTGATAATTTTATATTTGCTGGAAATGAGTGTATTGCTTATAAAAAATTTTCAGGTGATGAAGAAGGTTCACTAAATATAATCGTTCATGGAACATGGAATGAAGGAACAGATACTCTTGCAAGGTATGCACCTTTTGCAGAAGATTTATCTATGAGAACAGATATTACTACAATAGCTGTTGCACTTCCAGGATATTCAGGAAGCTCTACAAATAATTTTCCATCTTTAGTTCATGATGGAGTTGAAAGTTTAGGTGCTAAACAAGAGTATGTTGAGTTTTTAGGAGAACTTGTAAATGCATTAAAAACTAAGTATGAAGCAAGTAAGGTTACTTATATTGGTCATAGTGCTGGTTGTATGATGGGTGCAACTTTAACAGGGATTAAACCAATGTTAGTAGATAATATTGTTTGTGCTGGTGGAGTTTATGATATCAAAAAAGAGAAACCTCATTTAAAAGAAGCAATTTCCATAATTGATGTTTTAGATAAAGTAGATAAAGAGACTAAATTTGTTTTAGTTTATGGAACAGCTGATGATATTTCAAAACCTCAAACTACAATTGATTTTTATAATTTGGCAAAAGAAAAGGGTTTTAATGTAAAACTTGTAGAAGCGAAAGACGCTCCTCATATTGATTTAGATATGACAAGTGAATCTATAGAAGCTATAACAGAACTTTTAGAAGAATAA
- the soxB gene encoding thiosulfohydrolase SoxB, which produces MSKLSRREFVYMMAVLGAAPVFANSHTRMTDTSNKLEDYYKLKPFGNARILHMTDCHAQLLPVYFREPSVNLGLHTNFGKVPHIVGEKFLEHYGIKGNKRLEYAYSCINFEEHAKAMGRTGGFAQIKTVANYLRESFDKEKTLFLDGGDTWQGSWTSLQTRGKDMVGALNELGIDVCTGHWEFTYKDTEVMENLELLNADFVAQNIKVKEDAFLNGSEIAEKAYDEDEARMFKPYVIKELKGIRVAIIGQAFPYSTIANPAYNMPDWTFSIDPENMQSIINRVKEVEKPDAIIVLSHNGFDVDKKMAEVVSGIDFIMGGHTHDGVPEAYPVKNAEGTTYVCNAGSNGKFLNVLDLDVQNGKIKDFKFTLLPIFSDLIPEDPSMKKYIDDVRKPFLSQITRQIATTDVTLFRRGNFNGSWDQIICDALLDVKGAEIAMSPGVRWGTSVMPGQAITFDDLATQTAMTYPETYLREISGADIHMILEDVADNLFNADPFYQQGGDMVRTGGISYTIDPNKTIGKRITNIRLTKTGKPLEASKMYKVAGWATVGSVSAGEPIWETVETYLKNVKHISNVKVDTPDIIGVKGNPGII; this is translated from the coding sequence ATGAGTAAATTAAGTAGAAGAGAATTTGTTTATATGATGGCTGTTTTAGGAGCAGCACCTGTTTTTGCTAATTCACATACAAGAATGACAGATACATCAAATAAACTTGAAGATTATTATAAATTAAAACCATTTGGAAATGCAAGAATTTTACATATGACAGATTGTCATGCACAGTTGTTACCTGTTTATTTTAGAGAACCAAGTGTAAATTTAGGATTACATACAAATTTTGGAAAAGTACCACATATTGTAGGTGAAAAATTCCTTGAGCATTATGGAATAAAAGGAAATAAAAGATTAGAATATGCGTACTCATGTATAAATTTTGAAGAACATGCAAAAGCTATGGGAAGAACAGGTGGTTTTGCTCAAATTAAAACAGTAGCTAATTATTTAAGAGAGAGTTTTGATAAAGAAAAAACTTTATTTTTAGATGGTGGAGATACTTGGCAAGGAAGTTGGACATCTTTACAAACAAGAGGTAAAGATATGGTTGGAGCTTTAAATGAATTAGGTATTGATGTATGTACAGGTCACTGGGAGTTTACATATAAAGATACAGAAGTTATGGAAAACTTAGAATTATTAAACGCAGATTTCGTTGCTCAAAATATTAAAGTTAAAGAAGATGCATTTTTGAATGGTTCTGAAATTGCTGAAAAAGCTTATGATGAAGACGAAGCTAGAATGTTTAAACCTTATGTTATAAAAGAACTAAAAGGTATAAGAGTTGCTATTATTGGACAAGCCTTTCCTTATAGTACAATTGCTAATCCAGCTTATAATATGCCTGATTGGACTTTCTCAATTGATCCTGAAAATATGCAATCAATTATCAATAGAGTTAAAGAAGTAGAAAAACCTGATGCTATTATAGTTCTTTCTCATAATGGTTTTGATGTTGATAAAAAAATGGCAGAGGTTGTATCTGGAATAGATTTTATTATGGGTGGACATACACACGATGGTGTGCCTGAAGCATACCCTGTTAAAAATGCAGAAGGAACTACTTATGTATGTAACGCAGGAAGTAATGGTAAATTTTTAAATGTTCTTGATTTAGATGTTCAAAATGGAAAAATTAAAGATTTTAAATTTACACTTTTACCAATATTCTCTGATTTAATTCCAGAAGATCCTTCAATGAAAAAATATATTGATGATGTAAGAAAACCTTTCTTATCTCAAATTACTAGACAAATTGCAACTACAGATGTAACTTTATTTAGAAGAGGTAACTTTAATGGTTCTTGGGATCAAATAATTTGTGATGCACTTCTTGACGTAAAAGGAGCAGAAATTGCTATGTCTCCAGGTGTTAGATGGGGAACTTCTGTAATGCCAGGTCAAGCTATTACTTTTGATGATTTAGCTACACAAACAGCTATGACATATCCAGAAACATATTTAAGAGAAATAAGTGGTGCTGATATTCACATGATTTTAGAAGATGTTGCAGATAATCTATTTAATGCAGATCCATTCTATCAACAAGGTGGAGATATGGTAAGAACAGGTGGAATTTCTTATACAATTGATCCAAATAAAACAATTGGAAAAAGAATTACAAACATTAGATTAACTAAAACAGGAAAACCTTTAGAAGCTAGTAAAATGTATAAAGTTGCAGGTTGGGCAACTGTTGGTTCTGTTTCTGCTGGTGAGCCAATCTGGGAAACTGTAGAAACTTACTTAAAAAATGTAAAACACATTAGTAATGTAAAAGTTGATACTCCTGATATTATTGGAGTAAAAGGAAATCCTGGAATTATTTAA
- a CDS encoding MBL fold metallo-hydrolase has protein sequence MLKKIAILSLTTACAFAFNYDLEPKKVSEDVWCFFGKLEPPTKENAGFMSNSCYIKTTDSYVLIDTGASYGFAKQAYEAIEKIEKLPVKTIITTHVHDDHWLGNNFYKEKFNSKIYAPALLNKEYNENSEIRGLGVLSDEEKKGTKFIPADEIISEETTLKIGNKEIIITPTKVKAHTADDLFVYLPKDKVLFSGDIVMNGRVTSNRDGSVLGTLKALDMISSKDWEILVAGHGTDTSKTATDETTKYFTLLKQRVMEAIENDIGADEITQIVTMEEFKDKGLYDELNSKNVFDAFRELEFYDGE, from the coding sequence ATGTTAAAAAAAATTGCAATATTATCACTAACAACAGCTTGTGCCTTTGCTTTTAATTATGATTTAGAACCTAAAAAAGTATCTGAAGATGTTTGGTGTTTTTTTGGAAAACTTGAACCACCTACAAAAGAAAATGCAGGATTTATGTCAAATAGCTGTTATATAAAAACAACAGATAGTTATGTATTAATTGATACAGGGGCTAGTTATGGTTTTGCAAAACAAGCTTATGAAGCTATTGAGAAAATAGAAAAGTTGCCTGTTAAGACTATAATTACAACTCATGTTCATGATGACCACTGGCTTGGCAATAATTTTTATAAAGAAAAATTTAATTCAAAAATCTATGCTCCTGCACTTTTAAATAAAGAATACAATGAAAACTCTGAGATTAGAGGATTAGGTGTACTTTCAGATGAAGAAAAAAAAGGAACAAAATTTATTCCTGCTGATGAGATAATTAGTGAAGAAACAACTCTAAAAATTGGGAACAAAGAGATAATAATAACTCCAACAAAAGTAAAAGCTCATACAGCTGATGATTTATTTGTTTATCTACCAAAAGACAAAGTTCTATTTTCAGGAGATATCGTAATGAATGGAAGAGTTACATCAAATAGAGATGGGTCTGTTCTAGGAACATTAAAGGCTCTTGATATGATAAGCTCAAAAGATTGGGAGATTTTAGTAGCAGGTCACGGAACAGATACTTCTAAAACAGCAACTGATGAAACAACGAAATATTTTACACTTTTAAAACAAAGAGTAATGGAAGCTATTGAAAATGATATTGGAGCTGATGAAATAACTCAAATTGTAACTATGGAAGAGTTTAAAGATAAAGGACTTTATGATGAATTAAATAGTAAAAATGTCTTTGATGCTTTTAGAGAATTAGAATTTTATGATGGAGAGTAG
- a CDS encoding thioredoxin family protein — MKNFLLLSLLLITNLFADFKEGETIFKNKCSSCHQDYISINTIKENFFEKENKLLNLKAPTVNMLVYAIMDSPKKIGDASDSEMQSIEIETYLKSYLENPDRFNSICDDYILGFYDNKKSMKTLLSDEEYRLLTTYFMEYKDNFKDEDKIEKEEFSKDQNAILNKAKKENKQILVYATAKSCFFCKKMDREVLDLKEVKNELQKDYIFVKVDMDESLLPFDLQKVYKKITPSFFFVSKEGKFIKQYPGSWTKSDFLEILKENRIK; from the coding sequence GTGAAGAATTTTTTATTGTTAAGTTTGCTTTTAATTACAAACTTATTTGCTGATTTTAAAGAGGGTGAAACTATATTTAAAAATAAGTGTTCATCATGTCATCAAGATTATATTTCTATAAACACTATCAAAGAGAATTTTTTTGAAAAAGAGAATAAATTATTAAATTTAAAAGCTCCAACTGTTAATATGCTTGTTTATGCGATTATGGATAGTCCTAAAAAAATAGGTGATGCAAGTGATTCTGAAATGCAAAGTATAGAAATTGAAACATATTTAAAATCTTATTTAGAAAATCCTGATAGATTTAATTCTATTTGTGATGATTATATTTTAGGATTTTATGATAATAAAAAAAGTATGAAAACTTTATTGAGTGATGAAGAATACAGACTTTTAACTACTTATTTTATGGAATATAAAGATAATTTTAAAGATGAAGATAAAATAGAAAAAGAAGAATTTTCAAAAGATCAAAATGCTATTTTAAATAAAGCAAAAAAAGAGAACAAACAAATTTTAGTTTATGCAACAGCAAAATCATGCTTTTTTTGTAAAAAAATGGATAGGGAAGTTTTAGATTTAAAAGAAGTTAAAAATGAGCTTCAAAAAGATTATATTTTTGTAAAAGTTGATATGGATGAATCGTTATTACCTTTTGATTTGCAAAAAGTTTATAAAAAAATAACTCCTAGTTTCTTTTTTGTTTCAAAGGAAGGTAAGTTTATAAAACAATATCCTGGAAGTTGGACTAAAAGTGATTTTCTAGAAATTTTGAAAGAGAATAGAATAAAATGA
- the soxZ gene encoding thiosulfate oxidation carrier complex protein SoxZ, translating to MSGTTKIKAKLKNGVVEIKALASHPMLSYQEAERAKKEVNFITYVIAKVGDKVVYEASTSQFLSKDPYLKFNFKGAKAGDVLELTWKDLKGNTDVSTATIK from the coding sequence ATGTCAGGTACTACAAAAATTAAAGCAAAATTAAAAAATGGTGTTGTTGAAATCAAAGCATTAGCATCTCATCCAATGTTAAGTTATCAAGAAGCAGAAAGAGCAAAAAAAGAAGTTAATTTTATTACTTATGTTATTGCAAAAGTTGGAGATAAAGTTGTTTATGAAGCATCAACTTCTCAATTTTTATCAAAAGATCCATACTTAAAGTTTAACTTTAAAGGTGCAAAAGCAGGTGATGTTCTTGAATTGACATGGAAAGATTTAAAAGGTAATACAGACGTAAGTACTGCAACAATTAAGTAA
- the soxX gene encoding sulfur oxidation c-type cytochrome SoxX, with translation MKLIKNLLTATVLSSFVAVSGFASDAELIKKGEKIYTTNTLGNCIACHAANGKTLDGPGSMGPVLQYLSAWPDEALYDKIYDPNTANPISVMPAFGKNGWLSDDEIKAVVAYLKTIN, from the coding sequence ATGAAATTAATTAAAAATTTACTAACTGCAACAGTTTTAAGTAGCTTTGTTGCTGTTAGTGGTTTCGCCTCTGATGCTGAATTGATAAAAAAGGGTGAAAAAATCTATACAACAAATACTTTAGGTAATTGTATAGCTTGTCATGCTGCTAATGGTAAAACTTTAGATGGTCCTGGAAGTATGGGACCTGTTTTACAATATTTATCAGCATGGCCTGATGAAGCATTGTATGATAAGATTTATGATCCAAATACAGCAAATCCAATCTCAGTTATGCCAGCTTTTGGTAAAAATGGTTGGCTAAGTGATGATGAAATTAAAGCAGTTGTTGCTTATTTAAAAACAATAAATTAA
- a CDS encoding HD-GYP domain-containing protein produces the protein MDKKKQMQFNLNNFLLSTSIALDFVSKNRYKISLGHAKRVAFIALNIGIKFDLSPEELSDLCSYSLLSSIGLNQSNDDKTFCEISNECAKEFIFLNQNKNILLYQKEKIDGSGIFGLKNEEIPLFSQIIFLARTLDIMYDFGKENIKSRFDAIEFVKENLDIYFSRQIIEKFFECVKDVSFWQDMLNEQDTMMFIYASLYDFTKPLDFEDILKMTTIFHKIENPQSKLIELAQIMSDFYEFEHKDKQTFLIASSLCNIGKLTLGKDLLEKVDELNIYEIEKIKTYPYYTKKILQNIIGFSDITSWAIKIQERLDGSGYILGLSAKNLNFKDRLLQTLYAYNALREDRVYRELFSHDEAIEILKFEASENRFDITIIEDLEKILKES, from the coding sequence ATGGATAAGAAAAAACAGATGCAATTTAATTTAAATAATTTTTTACTTTCTACAAGTATTGCTTTAGATTTTGTTTCAAAGAATAGATATAAAATAAGTTTAGGACATGCAAAAAGAGTAGCTTTTATAGCTTTAAATATTGGAATAAAATTTGATTTAAGCCCTGAGGAATTAAGTGATTTATGTTCATATTCACTTCTTAGTTCAATTGGATTAAATCAAAGTAATGATGATAAAACTTTTTGTGAAATATCAAATGAATGTGCAAAAGAGTTTATTTTTTTAAATCAAAATAAAAATATACTTCTATATCAAAAAGAAAAAATTGATGGAAGTGGAATTTTTGGTTTAAAAAATGAAGAAATTCCTCTTTTTTCTCAAATTATTTTTTTGGCTAGAACTTTGGATATTATGTATGATTTTGGAAAAGAAAATATTAAAAGTAGGTTTGATGCAATAGAGTTTGTAAAAGAGAATTTGGATATATATTTTTCAAGACAAATTATAGAGAAGTTTTTTGAGTGCGTAAAAGATGTGAGTTTTTGGCAAGATATGTTAAACGAGCAAGATACAATGATGTTTATTTATGCTTCTTTATATGATTTTACAAAACCTTTAGATTTTGAAGATATTTTGAAAATGACAACAATTTTTCATAAAATTGAAAATCCTCAATCAAAATTGATCGAATTAGCTCAAATTATGTCTGATTTTTATGAATTTGAACACAAAGATAAACAAACATTTTTAATAGCATCAAGTTTATGTAATATTGGAAAATTAACTTTAGGAAAAGATTTACTTGAAAAAGTTGATGAGTTAAATATTTATGAAATTGAAAAAATAAAAACTTATCCATACTATACAAAAAAGATTTTACAAAATATTATAGGTTTTTCAGATATTACTTCTTGGGCTATAAAAATTCAAGAAAGACTCGATGGAAGCGGTTATATTTTGGGTTTAAGTGCAAAAAATTTAAATTTTAAAGATAGATTATTACAAACGTTATATGCATATAATGCATTAAGGGAAGATAGAGTGTATAGAGAACTTTTTAGTCACGATGAAGCAATAGAAATTCTAAAATTTGAAGCAAGTGAAAATAGATTTGATATTACAATAATTGAAGATTTAGAGAAGATTTTAAAAGAGA
- a CDS encoding DsrE family protein, with protein MKKIILVVLMAVFSYAQTKFSEPQPTFDNPRKVVYSLYVGDLDTVSHTIGSMYNILKEYPSESLKIVVVAYGKGMRVLKKDYDENTLNRIKSLMEYDVEFIGCKNTMETMNWKEEDFIDGISFTQAGIVEVIERQQDGFIGVTAY; from the coding sequence ATGAAAAAGATTATTTTAGTAGTTTTAATGGCAGTTTTTTCTTATGCCCAAACAAAATTTAGTGAACCACAACCAACTTTTGATAACCCAAGAAAGGTTGTTTATTCTTTATATGTTGGTGATTTAGATACAGTTAGTCATACAATTGGTTCTATGTATAATATTTTAAAAGAGTATCCAAGTGAAAGTTTAAAAATAGTTGTTGTTGCTTATGGTAAAGGTATGAGAGTTTTAAAAAAAGACTATGATGAAAATACATTAAATAGAATCAAATCTTTGATGGAATATGATGTTGAATTCATTGGTTGTAAAAATACAATGGAAACGATGAATTGGAAAGAAGAAGATTTTATAGATGGCATTAGTTTTACACAAGCTGGAATAGTTGAAGTTATAGAAAGACAACAAGATGGTTTTATCGGAGTTACAGCTTATTAG
- a CDS encoding MOSC domain-containing protein — protein MINIGKVLDTFSATKESSGLPRPKVENLNLIKDYGIENDKFAGKKLEQTVMIVGVESYEIAKDKGIDLEFGCLGENILLDFDPHTLKVGTNLIIGDAIIQITQVCTVCNHLAVFDESLPLLLKGHRGLYCRIVNNGIVSKDMIVKIEG, from the coding sequence ATGATTAATATAGGAAAAGTGTTAGATACTTTTAGTGCTACAAAAGAATCAAGTGGACTTCCAAGACCAAAGGTTGAAAATCTGAATCTTATAAAAGATTATGGAATTGAAAATGATAAATTTGCAGGAAAAAAGCTAGAACAAACAGTTATGATAGTGGGAGTTGAATCTTATGAAATAGCAAAAGATAAAGGTATAGATTTAGAGTTTGGATGTTTAGGTGAAAATATTTTATTAGATTTTGATCCTCATACTTTAAAAGTTGGAACAAATTTGATAATAGGAGATGCAATTATACAAATAACACAAGTTTGTACCGTTTGTAATCATTTAGCTGTTTTTGATGAGAGTTTACCCCTTTTATTAAAAGGACATAGAGGACTTTATTGTAGAATAGTTAATAATGGAATCGTATCAAAAGATATGATAGTAAAAATAGAAGGATAA
- a CDS encoding c-type cytochrome, with the protein MFKLENTKKLKVTLLSVGLSALLAISANASTKNDVAVDGAVKYPVKDGKYGPYHVNTQSIKGYNVGRTATQTEIAAWNKDVMYDGTGLPEFDMEKGKVVLDENGKPKKAEGSVEWGEELYDAQCAMCHGDFGSGGKGYPTLAGGTKESLKLQRLNPADEHPNPDSPVKTIGSFWPYASTLYWYIQDSMPFNHPKSLTNSETYALTAYLLSVNGITIDGEELDDESVLNKENFLKIKMPNEDGFYPEVNTPENPQQGVKNMTALLSDPKIYGTGTRCMKDCIKEDVKNLVLKINVDLKDSAGQPLSTQRSWPQTDTKTVKAGQTEYETNCASCHANAAIGAPVLGDKAAWEKVTEKGLDKVYENGINGINAMPPKGGNMDLSDEKMKEIINYMIDSSK; encoded by the coding sequence ATGTTCAAATTAGAAAACACAAAAAAGCTTAAAGTAACTCTTCTTAGTGTTGGATTATCAGCTTTATTAGCAATATCAGCTAATGCTTCAACAAAAAATGATGTTGCTGTAGATGGTGCTGTTAAGTATCCCGTAAAAGATGGAAAATATGGACCTTATCATGTAAATACTCAAAGTATCAAAGGTTATAATGTTGGTAGAACTGCGACACAAACAGAAATAGCAGCATGGAATAAAGATGTAATGTATGATGGTACTGGTTTACCTGAATTTGATATGGAAAAGGGTAAAGTTGTATTAGATGAAAATGGAAAACCTAAGAAAGCTGAAGGTTCAGTTGAATGGGGTGAGGAACTTTATGATGCTCAATGTGCTATGTGTCATGGAGATTTTGGTTCAGGTGGTAAAGGTTATCCCACTTTAGCAGGTGGGACAAAAGAATCACTTAAACTTCAAAGATTAAATCCAGCAGATGAGCATCCAAATCCAGATTCACCTGTGAAAACAATAGGTTCATTTTGGCCATATGCAAGTACTTTATACTGGTATATTCAAGATTCAATGCCATTTAATCATCCAAAAAGTTTGACAAATAGTGAGACTTATGCTCTTACTGCTTATTTATTATCTGTTAATGGTATAACTATTGATGGTGAAGAATTAGATGATGAATCTGTTCTTAATAAAGAAAACTTTTTAAAAATTAAAATGCCAAATGAAGATGGATTTTATCCAGAAGTTAATACTCCTGAAAATCCTCAACAAGGTGTTAAAAATATGACAGCATTACTTTCTGATCCAAAAATATATGGAACAGGAACAAGATGTATGAAAGATTGTATAAAAGAAGATGTTAAAAATCTTGTTTTAAAAATTAATGTTGATTTAAAAGATAGTGCTGGACAACCACTTTCAACACAGAGAAGTTGGCCACAAACAGATACTAAGACAGTTAAAGCAGGTCAAACTGAATACGAAACTAATTGTGCATCTTGTCATGCAAATGCAGCAATTGGAGCCCCTGTTTTAGGTGATAAAGCAGCTTGGGAAAAAGTAACTGAAAAAGGTTTAGACAAAGTTTATGAGAATGGTATCAATGGAATAAATGCTATGCCTCCAAAGGGTGGAAATATGGATTTATCTGATGAAAAAATGAAAGAAATTATAAATTATATGATTGATTCAAGTAAATAA
- the soxY gene encoding thiosulfate oxidation carrier protein SoxY, translating into MINRRNFLGLGLGAIAVAAIPGKLSAVDFRETKPKAWTATKVDEAVKEIFGTTTTTEGSINLSAPDIAENGAVIPVSFDTELKATKVAVFQDANPESAVAVFTVHPDSVIDYAIRIKMQKTGTVTVIAEADGKLYSVSKLVKVTIGGCGG; encoded by the coding sequence ATGATAAATAGAAGAAATTTTTTAGGTTTAGGTTTAGGAGCTATTGCAGTTGCTGCAATTCCAGGTAAATTAAGTGCTGTTGATTTCAGAGAAACAAAACCAAAAGCATGGACTGCAACAAAAGTAGATGAGGCTGTAAAAGAAATTTTTGGAACTACAACTACAACAGAAGGAAGTATTAATTTAAGTGCTCCAGACATTGCTGAAAATGGTGCAGTTATTCCAGTATCTTTTGATACAGAATTAAAAGCAACAAAAGTAGCAGTATTTCAAGATGCAAATCCAGAAAGTGCAGTTGCTGTATTTACAGTACATCCAGATTCTGTAATTGATTATGCAATCAGAATTAAAATGCAAAAAACTGGAACAGTTACAGTTATTGCTGAAGCTGATGGAAAATTATATTCGGTTTCTAAATTAGTAAAAGTAACTATTGGTGGATGTGGTGGTTGA